The Methanoculleus taiwanensis nucleotide sequence TCGTGAAGGCGCTCCGGCAGTTCGACCTCCCCATCGGCGTCTCCATCTACCCGACAGAGAACACGCCCCGTCTGCTCCACGACCTCGGCGTCGCCGAGGTGAAGTTCAATCTCGAGGCGGCGACCCCTGCCCTTTTCGCAGAGATGTGCCCGGATCTTGACTGGGGCTTTATCCGGGACGTGCTCCGGCAGTCGGTCGCACTCTTCGGCCGCGGCCGCGTCTTCTCGAACATTATCGTCGGTCTCGGCGAGACGGACGAAGACCTCGAGCGGTGCATCGCCGACCTTGCCCGGATCGGGGTCATCCCCGTGATCCGCCCGCTCTCGCCGGCGGCCGATCTTGCCGACAGGCCCCGCCCGTCTGCAGCCCGCCTCCTCCGGATCCTGGAGATCCACGAGCGAGCCCTGCGGCGTGCGAACCTCAGGCCACAAGACGCGCTCTCGATGTGCTCGGCCTGCACCGGCTGCGACCTTGTGCCGGGGAGGGATACCCCATGAAGGGTGAGGCGGCGCTTGCATCGATGCTCCGGCGTTCCGCGGACCGGTTCTACACCGTGCCGGGCTATCCGATCTCCGGGCTTGCAGCGCTCCTCGACGCCGAGATCGCCGTCAATGAGAAGGTGGCACTCGAATACGCCCTCGGTGACTCCCTCGCCGGTCGCCGGGCGGCGGTCGTGGTCAAACATGTCGGACTGAACGCCTGCGCCGACCCGCTGGTCAACGCCACCACCCAGGGACTGCGCGGGGGCGTTGTGGTCGTCGCAGGTGACGATGTCGACGTGATGGCGTCGCAGAACGCACAGGACTCCCGTTACTACGGAGAACTCGCGGAGATCCCCGTACTGGAACCGGGCATCGCGACCTGCCGGCAGGCGGTGGAGACCGCGTTTGAGGCTTCGGAGACCTTCTCCCGCGCCGCACTGCTTCGGGTCACTCCCTCCCTCCTCGATGCCGATATCCCCGACGGGGAGATCGAGCG carries:
- a CDS encoding radical SAM protein, which codes for MDWKRLKATLLAEGSVRLTGDAADSYVSRSAAGPSAGKSGSVFFAVGDRRVRLTVDPAARPVLEHTGGGEARLILGDELVSGRIEPAALHCPRQAYITVTGRCIFRCRYCPVPSLEGRRKSIGEIVGLVERVQDDIDAISITSGVASTVEEEEAYVLDVVKALRQFDLPIGVSIYPTENTPRLLHDLGVAEVKFNLEAATPALFAEMCPDLDWGFIRDVLRQSVALFGRGRVFSNIIVGLGETDEDLERCIADLARIGVIPVIRPLSPAADLADRPRPSAARLLRILEIHERALRRANLRPQDALSMCSACTGCDLVPGRDTP